A genome region from Proteus vulgaris includes the following:
- the potB gene encoding spermidine/putrescine ABC transporter permease PotB, with translation MKKTRKLFQNIVITGVVGWLMVFVFLPNIMIIATSFLTRDDANLVEMVFTLDNYYRLFDPMYAEVLLHSINMAVVATLACLLLGYPFAYFLAKMPKKIQPLMLFLLIVPFWTNSLIRIYGLKIFLSTKGYFNEFLLWIGLIDKPLRIIYTPEAVVLGLVYILLPFMVLPLYSSIEKLDKPCLEAARDLGANKFQTFIRIIIPLTMPGIIAGCLLVMLPAMGLFFVADLMGGAKNLLIGNVIKSQFLNIRDWPFGAATSICLTLVMGLMLFVYYRAVKLLHKKVEIE, from the coding sequence ATGAAGAAAACACGTAAACTATTTCAAAACATCGTAATTACAGGTGTTGTGGGTTGGTTGATGGTGTTCGTCTTCTTGCCGAATATCATGATCATTGCGACCAGTTTTTTAACTCGTGATGATGCCAATCTTGTCGAGATGGTCTTTACACTCGATAACTACTATCGCTTATTTGATCCTATGTATGCAGAAGTGTTACTGCATTCTATTAATATGGCGGTGGTCGCAACATTAGCGTGTTTACTATTAGGTTATCCCTTTGCTTATTTCCTTGCAAAAATGCCTAAGAAAATACAGCCATTAATGTTGTTTTTATTGATTGTACCTTTTTGGACAAACTCGCTTATTCGTATTTATGGATTAAAGATATTCCTAAGTACGAAAGGTTATTTTAACGAATTCTTGTTGTGGATTGGACTTATTGATAAACCACTCAGAATTATTTATACCCCAGAAGCCGTTGTGCTGGGGCTGGTTTATATTTTATTACCTTTTATGGTATTACCGTTATATTCCAGCATTGAGAAATTAGATAAACCTTGTTTAGAAGCAGCGCGCGATTTAGGGGCTAATAAATTTCAAACCTTTATTCGCATTATTATTCCATTAACCATGCCGGGCATTATTGCGGGTTGTTTACTCGTGATGTTACCTGCGATGGGCTTATTCTTTGTTGCTGATTTAATGGGGGGCGCGAAAAATTTATTAATTGGTAACGTCATTAAGAGCCAATTTTTAAATATTCGTGATTGGCCTTTCGGTGCAGCCACAAGTATTTGTTTAACCTTGGTGATGGGATTAATGCTGTTTGTGTATTACCGAGCCGTGAAGTTACTGCATAAGAAGGTAGAAATAGAATGA
- a CDS encoding S8 family peptidase, whose protein sequence is MNIKRKILIKLNNLDCDNKKLSFSNSHGMYHPILNNIPLIPVMSFTHQLPPQNYIDSVSINFNDLNKYYYLNLPEEYHYSLDEVINELQQHPDIEYVQAVPIQPIEPPNVTPNLTQYQQYLNTPEKTININKVTGLGISEAWKQEAYGQGIQVADIEWDFNLSHHDLSTDNITSLLPFNERTGQADHGTAVAGLIMGKNDGKGITGLAYKLDMFYAISELTCGRIDAIIASKRILHAGDIVLYEMQTICEHQAYVPADYEMHIWEATRALTDAGIIVIMAAGNGGVDLDSPAYDSYRQRHDNNSIRVGAGSPYTLNRLPFSTHGSPIHVQAWGEDVATAGYGDLFRSDDNHTYTANFSGTSSASALVAGAVAVIQSWYKDHTNSVLTPIQMRDLLIKTGTFPLINEKIGPLPNVDNAILYLKKLIKRH, encoded by the coding sequence ATGAACATTAAAAGAAAGATCCTTATAAAATTAAATAATCTTGATTGTGATAATAAAAAACTGTCATTTTCTAATTCCCATGGAATGTATCATCCTATTTTAAATAATATCCCTTTAATTCCAGTAATGTCATTTACTCATCAATTACCGCCCCAAAATTATATTGATTCTGTTTCAATAAACTTTAATGATCTAAATAAATATTATTATCTTAATTTACCAGAGGAGTATCATTATTCTTTAGATGAAGTGATTAATGAATTACAACAACATCCTGATATTGAATATGTACAAGCGGTACCGATACAACCTATTGAACCTCCTAATGTTACACCTAACTTAACTCAATATCAGCAATACTTAAATACACCAGAAAAAACGATAAATATTAATAAAGTTACAGGACTAGGAATTAGCGAAGCATGGAAACAAGAAGCATATGGGCAAGGAATACAAGTTGCTGATATTGAATGGGATTTTAATCTTTCTCACCATGATTTATCAACGGATAATATTACATCATTATTACCATTTAATGAAAGAACGGGACAGGCCGATCATGGAACGGCGGTTGCGGGATTAATTATGGGAAAAAATGATGGCAAAGGGATCACTGGACTTGCTTATAAATTAGACATGTTCTATGCCATTTCTGAATTAACTTGTGGACGTATTGATGCAATCATTGCCAGTAAACGCATATTACATGCGGGTGATATTGTTTTATATGAAATGCAGACAATTTGTGAACATCAAGCTTACGTACCCGCAGATTATGAAATGCATATTTGGGAAGCGACTCGCGCATTAACAGATGCGGGAATTATTGTGATTATGGCCGCAGGAAATGGGGGAGTCGATCTGGATTCACCGGCTTATGACAGTTATCGACAACGCCATGATAATAACTCAATACGTGTTGGTGCAGGTTCGCCTTATACATTAAACCGATTGCCTTTCTCAACGCATGGTTCACCTATTCATGTACAAGCGTGGGGAGAGGATGTTGCAACAGCGGGCTATGGCGATCTCTTTCGAAGTGATGATAATCATACTTATACGGCTAATTTTAGTGGAACATCGTCAGCTAGTGCGTTAGTTGCGGGAGCCGTTGCAGTGATCCAATCTTGGTATAAAGACCATACAAATAGTGTGTTAACGCCGATACAAATGCGTGACTTATTAATAAAAACAGGCACTTTTCCACTGATAAATGAAAAAATTGGTCCTTTACCTAATGTGGATAATGCAATTCTGTATTTAAAAAAATTAATAAAACGTCATTAA
- a CDS encoding DUF6950 family protein, whose translation MRHPQWTTRLPETLKNAINRPFVWGEHDCCLFASDCIIAVCDFDPCESIRGRYKTKTGAFRVLQKEFGTLDGAVSRFFDEIPTNEASRGDIVMFEGDEGKTLGILWAGKLWAVSTDGVRAVSNKPIKAWRVQ comes from the coding sequence ATGAGACACCCGCAATGGACCACTCGCCTTCCTGAAACTTTAAAGAATGCCATAAATCGCCCTTTTGTATGGGGGGAGCATGATTGCTGTTTGTTTGCATCTGATTGCATCATTGCTGTTTGCGATTTCGATCCCTGCGAAAGCATTCGTGGGCGTTACAAAACAAAAACAGGTGCATTCAGAGTATTACAAAAAGAGTTTGGGACATTGGACGGCGCTGTGAGCCGTTTTTTTGATGAAATCCCAACAAACGAAGCAAGCCGTGGCGACATTGTGATGTTTGAAGGGGATGAAGGAAAAACATTAGGCATTTTGTGGGCTGGCAAACTATGGGCAGTTTCAACGGATGGAGTTCGCGCTGTGAGCAATAAACCAATTAAAGCATGGAGAGTACAATAA
- the cbrC gene encoding PF03691 family colicin E2 tolerance protein CbrC, which translates to MPTEKRVLPYFKYHPDPIKTEAFITGDIVVCDCCGKETDIYYGSPFYSVEDIDALCPWCIADGSASEKFDGNFQDIESIEGKEVLYDEEGKYCGSILPPIDKNKLDELTKRTPGYHGWQQEHWLIHCDEPCAFIDYVEWGDIKDKLEQFASLEQDIQDVGFELSDLSERLWDDGGCQGYLFKCCCCGKLRLHIDFS; encoded by the coding sequence ATGCCAACAGAAAAAAGAGTATTACCTTATTTCAAATATCATCCAGACCCGATAAAGACAGAGGCTTTTATTACAGGTGATATCGTTGTATGTGATTGTTGTGGAAAGGAAACTGATATCTATTATGGTAGCCCTTTCTATTCAGTAGAAGATATTGATGCATTATGCCCTTGGTGTATTGCTGATGGTTCGGCAAGTGAAAAATTTGATGGTAACTTTCAAGATATTGAAAGCATTGAAGGCAAAGAAGTTCTCTATGACGAAGAAGGGAAGTATTGTGGTTCGATTTTACCTCCTATAGATAAAAACAAACTCGATGAATTAACAAAACGGACGCCTGGTTATCATGGCTGGCAACAAGAGCATTGGCTAATACATTGCGATGAACCTTGTGCCTTTATTGATTATGTAGAATGGGGCGATATCAAAGATAAATTAGAACAATTTGCTTCTTTAGAACAAGATATTCAAGACGTTGGTTTTGAACTTTCTGATTTATCAGAGCGTTTATGGGATGATGGTGGATGCCAAGGTTATTTATTTAAATGTTGCTGCTGTGGAAAACTACGCCTACATATTGATTTTAGTTAA
- the potA gene encoding spermidine/putrescine ABC transporter ATP-binding protein PotA, whose amino-acid sequence MTEKTSLIPVVELKSLSKGFDGKQIISRLDLTINHGEFLTILGPSGCGKTTVLRLIAGLEDVDDGQIILDGQDITDIPAEQRFVNTVFQSYALFPHMTVFENVAFGLRMQKTPADEINSRVEEALRMVQLEDFAQRRPAHLSGGQQQRVAIARAVVNKPKVLLLDESLSALDYKLRKQMQNELKALQRKLGITFIFVTHDQEEALTMSDRIVVMREGRIEQDGTPREIYEEPTNLFVAQFIGEINIFDARVLHRIDETRIRADVEGHECDIYTTLPVTQNQPLKVLLRPEDLRVEEIHDLENLPGLIGYVRERNYKGMTLDSVVEMENGKVVMVSEFFNEDDPDVDHSLDQKIAVTWVESWEVVLADEENT is encoded by the coding sequence ATGACTGAGAAAACATCTCTGATACCAGTTGTCGAATTAAAATCCTTAAGTAAAGGTTTCGACGGAAAACAAATTATTTCCCGCCTCGATCTCACTATCAACCATGGCGAGTTTTTAACCATCCTTGGTCCTTCGGGCTGTGGTAAGACGACGGTTTTGCGTTTAATCGCGGGTTTAGAAGACGTTGATGATGGGCAAATTATCCTTGATGGGCAAGATATTACGGATATCCCAGCAGAACAACGTTTTGTAAATACCGTTTTTCAAAGTTACGCGCTTTTCCCACATATGACGGTTTTTGAAAATGTCGCATTTGGTCTTCGTATGCAAAAAACACCTGCTGATGAGATTAATAGTCGCGTTGAAGAAGCCTTGCGTATGGTGCAACTTGAAGATTTCGCACAACGCCGTCCTGCGCACCTTTCTGGGGGGCAACAACAACGTGTCGCGATTGCGCGTGCGGTTGTGAATAAACCCAAGGTCTTATTGCTTGATGAATCATTATCGGCACTGGATTACAAATTACGTAAACAGATGCAAAATGAATTAAAAGCCTTACAGCGTAAATTAGGGATCACCTTTATTTTCGTGACTCATGACCAAGAAGAGGCGCTGACTATGTCAGACCGGATCGTGGTGATGCGTGAAGGCCGTATCGAGCAAGATGGTACTCCGCGAGAAATTTATGAAGAGCCAACCAATCTGTTCGTTGCGCAATTTATAGGTGAAATTAATATCTTTGATGCGCGCGTTCTTCATCGCATTGATGAAACGCGGATCCGTGCTGATGTTGAAGGTCATGAATGTGATATCTATACCACATTACCTGTGACACAAAACCAGCCACTCAAAGTATTACTTCGACCTGAAGATCTCCGTGTTGAAGAAATTCACGATCTTGAAAACCTTCCTGGGCTAATTGGTTATGTTCGTGAACGTAACTATAAAGGCATGACGCTAGATTCTGTTGTTGAGATGGAAAATGGCAAGGTGGTGATGGTCAGTGAATTTTTTAATGAAGATGATCCAGATGTTGATCACTCGTTAGACCAAAAAATTGCAGTAACTTGGGTTGAAAGCTGGGAGGTCGTGCTGGCAGATGAAGAAAACACGTAA
- the potC gene encoding spermidine/putrescine ABC transporter permease PotC, with translation MIGRLLRGGFMSIIYAYLYIPIIILIVNSFNSSRFGINWKGFTTDWYAILFNNDSLLQAAGHSLTMAVTSATFATLIGSLAAVALYRYRFRGKKFVGGMLFVVMMSPDIVMAISLLVLFMILGVSLGFWSLLFSHITFCLPFVVVTVYSRLSGFDVKMLEAAKDLGAGEFTILRKIIMPLAMPAVASGWLLSFTLSMDDVVVSSFVTGPSYEILPLKIYSMVKVGVSPEVNALATILLGLSLILVLISQLILRDRTGKA, from the coding sequence ATGATAGGACGGTTATTGCGTGGTGGATTTATGTCCATTATTTACGCGTATCTTTATATCCCGATCATCATTCTGATAGTTAACTCTTTTAACTCATCACGTTTCGGGATTAATTGGAAAGGATTTACCACAGATTGGTATGCCATTTTATTTAATAATGACAGCCTGCTTCAAGCGGCTGGGCATTCATTAACAATGGCAGTCACGTCTGCGACATTTGCGACATTAATTGGCTCATTAGCGGCGGTTGCACTTTATCGCTACCGTTTTCGTGGCAAAAAATTTGTGGGTGGAATGCTGTTTGTTGTGATGATGTCGCCAGATATTGTTATGGCGATCTCTTTACTTGTCCTGTTTATGATCCTAGGTGTTTCATTAGGATTTTGGTCGCTTCTATTTTCACATATTACATTTTGTCTGCCATTTGTTGTGGTTACTGTGTACTCACGATTAAGTGGATTTGATGTAAAAATGTTGGAAGCAGCTAAAGATTTAGGGGCGGGTGAATTTACTATTTTACGTAAAATCATTATGCCATTAGCAATGCCAGCAGTGGCTTCAGGTTGGTTATTAAGCTTTACGTTATCTATGGATGACGTCGTCGTTTCCTCTTTTGTGACGGGGCCAAGCTATGAAATTTTACCACTGAAAATTTATTCAATGGTAAAAGTGGGGGTTTCGCCAGAAGTGAATGCACTTGCAACCATCCTTTTAGGTCTATCCTTAATATTAGTGTTAATTAGTCAGTTGATCTTAAGAGACAGAACTGGCAAAGCGTAA
- a CDS encoding DUF1983 domain-containing protein has protein sequence MGKTVTSVVSAGLMIAGVIATGGLGTALIVAGIAVQAASAFIFKDKVPGSGYRDQSERKQMLRSASAPETVVVGKTMMSGLLFFAEEEEGEQDENEELYMALAIASHPIHKLGQIYFNDDKIEDLGDNAQYEFHNSRTEADPYLLKHAPSWKEDMIGRGLAWLRLTLRFDQEKFPYGVPNVKSELWGKEIYDPRTEKIAWSNNGALVILDYYRHYLGVPDSDIDWDAFKSAADICDETVQTPDGKSEPRYTLNGAYELEESPASVLEMMHKCIAGEPTYIAGKHGIMMQVYNGPALLTIDESQIIDTVTVTPELSLRDATNAIYGTFVDAEQQYNKTDFEPVVIDEWIEEDGLEIKENMDYRFVTSPYQANRLANLYLRKKRAGRRIQLRMNLDGYTYRPGDVVKLELPSLGISDLEFRIADWKFHPSEGVEITLEEDGPYIYEDLASKPFVRPPFTKLPTGGVPAPINLAFVPLAVTDIVQGYISWQNVASDIRYNTVNILQNGKVIQSIQVPGERVDINGLARGTYRVEVRAINVAGAMSAPAISDFAIQAPPSPIGVEITPGMFSLTASPKQGDSAVFGYTFEFWFSEKKLANLSENEVITKTNKVGQGNFWTQENLKAGHTYYFYIRTINSYGKSAFVEASGIPVSLPDDIFDDLDNTVRETDAFKELDNKLDWNAETAIILSNASHRNFRQLLIKHAESQAGISELWQANATQEEAWAQEVKEIYSAVGDNTSAIKETQTSITKLDEAFGQRFTEIRTEMDKAQADIVSNSTAISNTDKAFAENKTQVQAKLDEQEGLIQEKMQATFNQSGDGVVTHSINITIVHNKVKYNAAGQVISAQVKNGKLESFFGYNANNFAWYNPSNGKMELFMYAKNGQFFIKEAFLDQANVREMVLSEAIKSKNYELGKTGFNIDANTGNAEFNNAIFRGTIDGADGNFNGTVKVGKLIGNIVSISDEIYINDKWKGDGIKELFKFKQRDTSCYLWVSGSLHQEDYIPDWFGTKTPNRALMGYMAPYMGDGRGVAEIYVDGVFNTKTVSVWSGNPSNQRKDEYVCNEFVVKIPAGKGISSVGIKIPYVTGGNAGEWTEFILRGRVFAFPDSSEEFLIN, from the coding sequence ATGGGTAAGACAGTCACAAGCGTTGTCTCTGCTGGTTTAATGATAGCAGGGGTTATTGCCACAGGTGGTTTGGGTACCGCATTGATTGTTGCTGGTATTGCTGTTCAAGCAGCGAGTGCGTTTATCTTTAAAGATAAAGTACCCGGCTCAGGTTATCGGGATCAGTCCGAACGTAAACAGATGTTGCGTTCAGCATCAGCACCAGAAACCGTGGTTGTAGGTAAAACAATGATGTCAGGTTTGCTTTTCTTTGCTGAAGAAGAGGAAGGCGAGCAAGACGAAAACGAAGAACTTTATATGGCTTTAGCCATAGCATCCCACCCTATCCATAAATTAGGTCAAATTTATTTCAATGATGACAAAATTGAAGATTTAGGCGACAACGCACAATACGAATTTCATAACAGTAGAACTGAGGCGGATCCATACCTATTAAAACATGCCCCTTCATGGAAAGAGGATATGATTGGTCGAGGGCTTGCATGGTTACGCTTAACATTACGCTTTGATCAAGAAAAATTCCCTTATGGTGTTCCTAACGTTAAAAGTGAACTATGGGGAAAAGAAATTTACGATCCCCGCACCGAAAAAATAGCGTGGTCCAATAATGGTGCCTTGGTCATATTAGATTACTATCGCCATTACTTAGGTGTTCCAGACTCCGATATTGATTGGGATGCATTTAAAAGTGCAGCAGATATTTGTGATGAAACCGTACAAACGCCAGATGGAAAAAGTGAGCCTAGATACACCTTAAATGGCGCTTATGAACTTGAAGAAAGTCCTGCCTCTGTATTAGAGATGATGCATAAATGTATTGCTGGAGAGCCCACTTATATAGCGGGTAAGCATGGCATTATGATGCAAGTCTATAATGGGCCAGCACTACTGACGATTGATGAGTCACAAATTATCGATACAGTGACGGTGACACCCGAACTTTCATTACGTGATGCAACTAATGCGATTTATGGCACTTTTGTTGACGCAGAACAACAGTATAACAAAACCGATTTTGAGCCAGTGGTTATTGATGAATGGATAGAAGAAGATGGCTTAGAAATTAAAGAAAATATGGACTATCGTTTTGTTACTAGCCCATACCAAGCCAATCGACTAGCCAATCTCTATTTACGTAAAAAACGCGCAGGTCGTCGTATTCAATTGCGCATGAATTTAGATGGTTATACTTATCGCCCTGGTGATGTTGTAAAACTCGAATTACCTTCGCTGGGGATTAGCGATTTAGAATTTCGCATTGCTGATTGGAAATTTCACCCATCAGAGGGGGTAGAGATTACTCTCGAAGAAGATGGTCCTTATATCTATGAAGACTTAGCCAGTAAACCTTTTGTTAGACCTCCATTCACTAAACTACCCACTGGTGGCGTACCAGCACCGATCAATCTGGCTTTTGTTCCTCTTGCTGTCACCGATATCGTTCAAGGTTACATATCATGGCAGAACGTGGCATCTGATATTCGCTATAACACGGTTAATATTCTCCAGAATGGCAAGGTTATACAGTCTATTCAGGTACCGGGTGAGCGTGTTGATATTAACGGTTTAGCGAGAGGTACTTATCGTGTCGAAGTGAGAGCTATTAATGTTGCTGGCGCTATGTCTGCACCGGCTATCAGTGATTTTGCAATTCAAGCACCTCCGTCACCAATCGGTGTTGAAATAACGCCAGGTATGTTTAGTTTAACGGCGTCACCTAAACAGGGTGATAGTGCTGTTTTTGGTTATACCTTTGAGTTTTGGTTTAGTGAGAAAAAACTCGCTAATCTCTCTGAAAATGAAGTGATCACCAAAACAAACAAAGTTGGTCAAGGAAATTTCTGGACGCAAGAGAATTTAAAAGCTGGCCACACTTACTATTTCTATATCCGAACGATCAATAGTTATGGTAAATCTGCATTTGTAGAAGCTTCAGGTATTCCAGTTTCATTGCCAGACGACATATTTGATGATTTAGATAACACGGTTAGAGAAACGGATGCGTTTAAAGAGCTGGATAATAAGCTTGATTGGAATGCTGAGACCGCAATTATTTTAAGTAACGCAAGTCATCGTAATTTCAGGCAGTTGCTAATAAAACATGCTGAATCTCAAGCTGGCATTAGTGAGCTATGGCAAGCTAATGCAACTCAAGAGGAAGCATGGGCACAGGAAGTTAAAGAAATTTACTCCGCTGTTGGTGATAACACGTCTGCAATTAAAGAGACTCAAACGTCAATTACCAAGCTTGACGAGGCTTTTGGTCAGCGATTTACTGAAATTCGTACGGAAATGGATAAGGCTCAAGCCGATATCGTTTCAAACTCTACTGCCATCTCTAACACAGATAAGGCTTTTGCTGAAAACAAAACGCAAGTTCAAGCTAAGCTTGATGAACAGGAAGGTTTGATTCAGGAGAAGATGCAAGCCACATTCAATCAATCTGGCGACGGCGTTGTCACGCATTCCATTAATATCACAATTGTTCATAACAAAGTTAAATATAACGCAGCAGGACAGGTTATTAGCGCTCAAGTCAAGAATGGAAAATTGGAATCATTCTTTGGTTATAACGCGAATAACTTTGCTTGGTATAACCCAAGTAACGGCAAGATGGAATTATTCATGTATGCCAAAAATGGACAATTCTTTATTAAAGAAGCGTTTTTAGATCAAGCGAATGTTCGTGAAATGGTGTTATCTGAAGCCATTAAATCCAAGAATTACGAATTAGGTAAGACGGGATTTAATATTGATGCCAATACCGGTAATGCTGAATTTAATAATGCAATATTCAGAGGGACGATTGACGGCGCTGATGGTAATTTCAATGGGACGGTTAAGGTTGGAAAGTTAATAGGAAATATTGTTTCAATTTCTGATGAGATTTATATAAATGACAAATGGAAAGGTGATGGAATAAAAGAGTTGTTTAAATTTAAACAACGAGACACTTCATGTTATTTGTGGGTGAGCGGATCACTACATCAAGAAGATTATATCCCCGATTGGTTTGGAACAAAAACACCGAACAGAGCATTAATGGGATATATGGCTCCCTATATGGGAGATGGGAGAGGTGTTGCCGAGATTTATGTTGATGGGGTTTTTAATACAAAAACTGTCTCTGTTTGGTCAGGGAATCCATCAAATCAAAGAAAAGATGAATATGTTTGCAACGAATTTGTCGTAAAAATTCCGGCAGGAAAGGGAATTAGTAGTGTTGGTATAAAAATACCTTATGTGACTGGAGGGAATGCGGGGGAATGGACAGAGTTTATCCTAAGAGGAAGAGTTTTTGCATTTCCTGATTCAAGCGAAGAATTTCTAATTAATTAA